The following are encoded in a window of Roseimaritima ulvae genomic DNA:
- the rpoB gene encoding DNA-directed RNA polymerase subunit beta, translated as MATTSQRRLEPTTVRHFGSDRRGFDLPDLTALQTVSYSHFLQEEVPSTTRKDLGMEGVLREIFPISSYDGNINLEYLRYELGKPRYTPQECRQLRLTYGRPLRVWLRLLRDEPVDEEVYLGDLPIMMGGGEFIINGAERVVVSQLHRSPGVDFVLEQEGTSDRKLPSCRVIPERGSWIEVNVTKKDALTVRIDQSGKFAATTLLRAMDPSLSTDADLLRAFYETAEHEITDGRSAAKIEGHVAVDDIIYPSSSDRAGEIIIEAGHKITKNVAETICTSGVTSVETMSGPKVPLIFNTLAEDNTSSHEEALLRIYQRLRPGNPPQLEKAKTLFNEKFYDENRYRLGKVGRFRLNRKLGTEVSEDVMTLRHEDMISAIKYLLDLFDPDSGAEIDDIDHLGNRRLRTIDELASEELRKGFLKLRRTVQERMSLKDVEDMTPRSLINPKSVSAAIDFFFGRGELSQVVDQTNPLSQLTHERRLSALGPGGLNRKRAGFEVRDVHISHYGRICPIETPEGTNIGLISSLAIYAGVDDYGFLVTPYRKIKDGRVTDEVVWLRADEENESYVAPADSDVDGDALVPGPNMIARFRSDFEIVQPEQVHYMDVAPAQMVGVSAGLIPFLEHDDANRALMGSNMQRQAVPLLVAEPPIVGTGMERQVAQNSAMVVRARRAGKVTYADAKRIEIGSDHYDLKKYQGLNERTCLNQKPLVQVGDKVEKNQIIADGAATRGGELALGRNVLVGFMSFDGYNYEDAIILSEELVKNDTYTSIHIEDFDVEIRETKLGREEFTRDIPNVSEKALRNLDDSGIVQVGTYVRPGDVLVGKVSPKSKTELTPEEKLLHAIFGRAGEDVKNDSLEVPSGIEGIVIDTQKFSRRMSLTEDERKEFEKELKDVESEGNAEIASTFTSMINELEAAGNTKLKDAEGNPLSDGQDPKFIAEQAINFQINRVLDQIKKDDVRDEVEKVYKQQWGNVEAAIDARDRKLNSMKRGDELRSGVLQMVKVYIANRRVISVGDKMAGRHGNKGVIGKILPAEDMPFLPDGTPLQIMLNPLGVPSRMNVGQILETHLGWAGAKLGFQAITPVFDGASEEDINQCLEEAGLPRHGKVRLLDGRTGEPMEQETTVGYIYMLKLHHLVDDKVHARSTGPYSLITQQPLGGKARFGGQRFGEMEVWALEAYGAAYILQELLTVKSDDVEGRTKIYESMVKGENTLEAGTPASFDVLTNEIRGLALNMQLEKRPI; from the coding sequence ATGGCTACTACGTCCCAACGTCGTTTAGAACCCACCACCGTTCGTCATTTTGGTTCCGATCGCAGGGGTTTTGACCTTCCCGATTTGACTGCCCTGCAGACGGTCAGCTATTCGCATTTCTTGCAAGAAGAGGTCCCCTCGACCACGCGTAAAGACCTCGGCATGGAAGGCGTGCTGCGGGAGATCTTCCCGATCAGCAGCTATGACGGCAATATCAACCTGGAATATCTCCGCTACGAACTGGGTAAACCCCGTTACACCCCGCAGGAATGCCGTCAACTGCGTTTGACCTACGGTCGTCCGCTGCGGGTTTGGCTGCGATTGTTGCGTGACGAACCGGTCGACGAAGAAGTCTACCTGGGCGACCTGCCGATCATGATGGGCGGCGGCGAATTCATCATCAACGGTGCCGAACGTGTGGTCGTTTCGCAGCTGCACCGCAGCCCCGGTGTCGACTTCGTGCTCGAACAAGAGGGCACCAGCGACCGCAAGCTGCCCAGCTGCCGCGTGATCCCCGAGCGCGGTTCTTGGATCGAAGTCAATGTCACCAAGAAAGACGCGCTCACGGTCCGCATCGACCAAAGCGGTAAGTTTGCCGCTACGACCTTGCTGCGAGCGATGGACCCCAGCTTGTCCACCGACGCCGACCTGCTGCGCGCCTTCTACGAAACGGCCGAACATGAAATCACCGACGGCCGCAGCGCCGCCAAGATCGAAGGCCACGTCGCTGTCGACGACATCATCTATCCGTCCAGCAGTGACCGGGCGGGTGAAATCATCATCGAAGCCGGCCACAAGATCACCAAAAATGTCGCCGAAACGATCTGCACCTCCGGCGTCACGTCGGTGGAAACCATGTCGGGTCCCAAGGTGCCGTTGATCTTCAACACCCTGGCCGAAGACAACACCAGCAGCCACGAAGAAGCTCTGCTTCGCATCTACCAGCGTTTGCGGCCGGGCAACCCGCCGCAGTTGGAAAAAGCGAAAACGCTGTTCAACGAAAAGTTCTACGATGAAAACCGCTACCGCCTGGGCAAGGTCGGACGCTTCCGCCTGAACCGCAAACTGGGCACCGAAGTCAGCGAAGACGTGATGACGTTGCGTCACGAGGACATGATTTCGGCGATCAAGTACCTGCTGGATCTGTTCGATCCCGACTCCGGTGCCGAGATCGACGACATCGACCACTTGGGCAACCGCCGTTTGCGAACGATCGACGAACTGGCCAGCGAAGAACTCCGCAAGGGCTTCTTGAAGCTGCGGCGTACCGTGCAGGAACGCATGAGTCTGAAGGACGTCGAGGACATGACGCCTCGATCGTTGATCAACCCCAAGAGCGTTTCGGCAGCGATCGACTTCTTCTTCGGCCGCGGCGAACTTTCGCAGGTCGTTGACCAAACCAACCCGCTCTCGCAACTGACCCACGAACGTCGTCTCTCGGCGTTGGGCCCGGGCGGCCTGAACCGTAAACGTGCGGGCTTTGAAGTCCGTGACGTGCACATTTCTCACTACGGTCGAATCTGCCCGATTGAAACGCCGGAAGGTACGAACATCGGTCTGATCAGCTCGCTGGCTATTTACGCCGGCGTGGACGATTACGGCTTCCTGGTCACGCCCTACCGAAAAATCAAAGACGGTCGGGTCACCGATGAAGTGGTCTGGTTGCGAGCCGACGAAGAAAACGAATCGTACGTCGCCCCGGCCGACTCCGATGTCGATGGGGACGCCTTGGTGCCCGGCCCCAACATGATCGCTCGTTTCCGCAGCGACTTTGAAATCGTTCAGCCCGAACAGGTCCACTACATGGACGTGGCGCCGGCCCAAATGGTGGGCGTCTCGGCCGGGTTGATCCCGTTCCTCGAGCACGACGATGCGAACCGCGCATTGATGGGTTCGAACATGCAGCGGCAAGCCGTGCCGCTGTTGGTCGCCGAACCGCCCATCGTGGGCACCGGAATGGAACGCCAGGTCGCGCAGAACAGCGCCATGGTGGTCCGTGCCCGCCGCGCCGGCAAAGTCACCTACGCCGACGCCAAACGAATCGAAATCGGCAGCGACCACTACGACTTGAAAAAATACCAAGGTCTGAACGAACGCACCTGCTTGAACCAGAAACCTCTGGTGCAAGTTGGCGACAAGGTCGAAAAGAATCAGATCATCGCCGACGGAGCCGCCACCCGTGGTGGCGAACTGGCGTTGGGACGCAACGTGTTGGTCGGGTTCATGTCCTTCGACGGATATAACTACGAAGACGCGATCATCCTGTCCGAGGAACTGGTCAAGAACGACACCTACACCTCGATCCACATCGAGGACTTTGATGTCGAAATTCGTGAAACCAAATTGGGTCGGGAAGAATTCACCCGCGACATCCCCAATGTTTCCGAAAAAGCACTTCGCAACTTGGACGATTCCGGGATCGTGCAAGTCGGTACCTACGTGCGTCCCGGAGACGTGCTGGTGGGCAAAGTCAGCCCCAAGAGCAAGACCGAACTGACGCCCGAAGAAAAACTGCTGCACGCCATCTTTGGCCGTGCCGGTGAAGACGTCAAAAACGATTCGCTGGAAGTCCCCTCGGGCATCGAAGGAATCGTGATCGACACCCAGAAGTTCTCGCGCCGCATGAGTCTGACCGAAGACGAACGCAAGGAATTCGAGAAAGAACTGAAGGATGTGGAAAGCGAAGGCAATGCCGAAATCGCCAGCACCTTCACCAGCATGATCAATGAACTGGAAGCGGCTGGGAACACCAAGCTGAAAGACGCCGAGGGTAACCCGCTGTCCGACGGCCAGGATCCCAAGTTCATCGCCGAACAAGCGATCAACTTCCAGATCAACCGCGTCCTGGACCAGATCAAGAAAGACGACGTCCGCGACGAAGTCGAAAAGGTTTACAAGCAGCAATGGGGCAACGTCGAAGCCGCCATCGACGCTCGCGACCGCAAGCTGAACAGCATGAAACGCGGCGATGAGCTGCGGAGTGGTGTGCTGCAGATGGTCAAGGTCTACATCGCCAACCGCCGCGTGATCAGCGTGGGGGACAAGATGGCCGGCCGTCACGGTAACAAAGGGGTCATCGGCAAGATCTTGCCGGCCGAGGACATGCCCTTCCTACCCGACGGTACGCCGCTGCAGATCATGTTGAATCCGCTGGGCGTTCCCAGCCGTATGAACGTCGGTCAGATTTTGGAAACGCACCTGGGCTGGGCTGGAGCCAAGTTGGGCTTCCAAGCCATCACGCCGGTGTTCGACGGAGCCAGCGAAGAAGACATCAACCAGTGTCTGGAAGAAGCCGGTTTGCCGCGACACGGGAAAGTCCGCTTGCTCGACGGCCGCACCGGCGAGCCGATGGAGCAGGAAACCACCGTTGGCTACATCTACATGCTGAAACTGCATCACCTGGTCGACGACAAGGTGCACGCACGCAGCACCGGCCCGTATTCGCTGATCACTCAGCAACCGCTGGGCGGCAAAGCTCGCTTCGGCGGACAGCGTTTTGGAGAAATGGAAGTTTGGGCTCTGGAAGCGTATGGAGCGGCTTACATTTTGCAGGAATTGCTCACCGTCAAGAGTGACGATGTGGAAGGACGCACCAAGATTTACGAGTCGATGGTCAAGGGCGAAAACACCTTGGAAGCCGGTACGCCGGCCAGCTTCGACGTGCTTACCAACGAAATTCGTGGGCTGGCACTGAATATGCAACTGGAAAAACGCCCGATCTAG
- the rplL gene encoding 50S ribosomal protein L7/L12 translates to MSEEATAVAEVSAETKEMGDKIAEMTLKQAKELSDYLKDAYGIEPAAGGGVVMAAASGDGGGEAAEEQTEFDVVLTGFGDKKLNVVKVVKNLTGASLMEAKKMVESAPATLKEAVSKEDAEKIKGEIEEAGGSVELK, encoded by the coding sequence ATGTCTGAAGAAGCAACCGCAGTAGCGGAAGTTAGCGCCGAAACCAAAGAAATGGGCGACAAGATCGCCGAAATGACCCTGAAGCAAGCCAAAGAGCTGAGCGACTACCTCAAAGACGCTTACGGCATCGAACCCGCCGCCGGCGGCGGAGTCGTGATGGCTGCAGCCAGCGGTGACGGTGGCGGCGAAGCTGCTGAAGAGCAAACCGAATTCGACGTCGTACTGACCGGATTTGGCGACAAGAAGCTGAACGTCGTGAAGGTCGTCAAGAACCTGACCGGCGCTTCGCTGATGGAAGCCAAGAAAATGGTCGAATCCGCTCCCGCGACGCTGAAAGAAGCTGTCTCGAAGGAAGACGCCGAAAAGATTAAGGGCGAAATCGAAGAAGCTGGCGGTAGCGTCGAGCTGAAATAA
- the rplJ gene encoding 50S ribosomal protein L10, with the protein MSKFVKNLVTRDISNRLEGVEDAVVVSTVGMDANTTVELRTELAEKDVQMMVVKNSLARRASEGTKLAPAFEGASGPIAVCWGSTDFVSLVKTIVALDKDSDKYELFKAQGGAMDGEALDAEGLKAVSKWPSREEQISLLVGQILAPGANLSAALLGPAKMLASQVKQIEEKAEDSAE; encoded by the coding sequence ATGAGCAAATTTGTTAAAAACCTAGTGACCCGCGACATCTCCAACCGCCTGGAAGGCGTTGAGGATGCCGTTGTTGTCAGCACCGTCGGAATGGACGCCAATACGACCGTGGAATTGCGGACGGAATTGGCTGAAAAAGATGTCCAGATGATGGTCGTCAAGAACTCGCTGGCACGGCGAGCTTCCGAAGGAACCAAACTGGCGCCCGCGTTCGAAGGCGCCAGTGGCCCCATCGCCGTGTGCTGGGGATCGACCGACTTTGTTTCCCTGGTCAAAACCATTGTGGCCCTGGACAAAGACTCGGACAAATACGAACTGTTCAAGGCCCAAGGCGGGGCCATGGACGGAGAGGCACTGGATGCCGAGGGCCTTAAGGCGGTCAGCAAATGGCCTAGCCGCGAGGAACAAATCTCACTGCTGGTCGGCCAGATTTTGGCGCCGGGAGCGAACCTTTCCGCTGCTCTACTTGGTCCTGCTAAGATGCTTGCCAGCCAGGTCAAGCAAATCGAAGAAAAAGCAGAAGACAGCGCAGAGTAG
- the rplA gene encoding 50S ribosomal protein L1, with the protein MGKPSKRQRASLAKQPSEPQPLNAAVESLKSYDKTKFDQTVEIHMRLGVDPNQADQIIRGSVVLPHGIGKTQRIVVFARGDAAAAAEEAGADEVGQEDLAKKIKDGWTDFDVCIAAPDMMGLVGPLGRVLGPRGLMPSPRAGTVTPDVGKVVSEYKAGKVEFRNDKGGNVHAMVGKMSFDANKLEENIQAFVDYVMGLKPQTIKGAYVRGVAICGTMSPSVRVAI; encoded by the coding sequence ATGGGAAAGCCGTCCAAGCGACAGCGGGCCTCACTGGCCAAGCAACCCAGCGAACCACAGCCACTGAACGCGGCCGTGGAATCACTGAAGTCGTATGATAAAACCAAATTCGACCAGACGGTCGAGATCCACATGCGGCTAGGGGTTGACCCCAACCAAGCCGACCAGATTATTCGCGGAAGCGTCGTCCTGCCTCACGGCATCGGCAAGACGCAGCGGATCGTCGTGTTCGCTCGCGGTGACGCCGCCGCGGCCGCTGAAGAAGCGGGCGCGGACGAAGTCGGCCAAGAGGACCTGGCGAAGAAGATCAAAGACGGCTGGACCGACTTTGACGTCTGCATCGCCGCCCCCGATATGATGGGCTTAGTGGGTCCGCTCGGTCGTGTGCTCGGCCCCCGTGGCCTGATGCCCAGCCCCCGTGCCGGCACCGTCACCCCCGATGTGGGCAAGGTGGTCTCGGAGTACAAGGCTGGTAAAGTCGAGTTCCGCAACGACAAGGGCGGCAACGTGCACGCCATGGTCGGAAAAATGAGCTTCGACGCCAACAAGCTAGAAGAAAACATCCAGGCCTTTGTTGATTACGTGATGGGGCTGAAACCCCAGACGATCAAAGGCGCCTACGTTCGCGGCGTGGCAATCTGTGGCACCATGAGCCCCAGCGTGCGAGTGGCAATCTAA
- the rplK gene encoding 50S ribosomal protein L11, with the protein MAKQVTGQAKFQVPGGQATPAPPVGTSLGKFGVNLGQFVQQFNDATKEYNGTPIPVIVTVYNDRSFEFITKSPPAASMLKLSAGIAKGSGVPNKDKVAKVTRAQCVEIAEKKMKDLNARDIDHAVRMIEGTARSMGIDVEG; encoded by the coding sequence ATGGCAAAACAAGTAACCGGACAAGCCAAGTTTCAGGTGCCAGGCGGGCAAGCCACTCCAGCGCCCCCCGTCGGTACTTCGCTCGGTAAATTCGGCGTCAACCTGGGTCAGTTCGTCCAGCAGTTCAACGACGCCACCAAGGAATACAACGGGACACCAATTCCCGTGATCGTGACGGTCTACAACGACCGCTCGTTCGAATTCATCACCAAGAGCCCACCCGCCGCTTCGATGCTGAAGCTGTCCGCGGGCATCGCCAAAGGCTCCGGGGTTCCCAACAAAGACAAGGTCGCCAAAGTGACTCGCGCCCAGTGCGTGGAGATCGCTGAAAAGAAGATGAAAGACCTGAACGCTCGGGACATCGATCACGCCGTACGGATGATCGAAGGCACCGCCCGCAGCATGGGAATCGACGTCGAAGGTTAG
- a CDS encoding NfeD family protein — MRAFGKSVLRTACGLVLWGLLLQSGPVAGQEGAGNAEAGQAGGRKALIIDIEGVITPLSGAIWKRKYEEAKSQDPDIIILRIDSPGGYLSTTMELVDMLQRSSDVETVAYIEHEAISGAALTALAADKIVLSPTARFGDAGLIVEGDDSAFRYADAKARSALVAQVRTIAETAGRPPALAEAMVDKDSVVFEATHREDDRRAYFTEDEWKSLKDVEQWERGKPVFESKENRFLTLSGRRAVELGLANGNVDDTEALARLLNAEYPITEVRPGKLDTAVVILNDPIVTGLLLIVGLGALVFELSAPGLGIGGILSTLCFGTFFWSRFLGGTAGWLEVMLFLLGLVFIAMEFFVIPGFGIAGVSGIGMLLVSLVMASRHVVMPESARDLQQLGVSVGTVLVSLLACVVIIMLFFTFSKTLPGPLGRMALQPPTAEELSLAPAASVPEEPGWAVVQAGDLGRTLSALRPSGKAMFGDEAVDVVTEGDFVDPDQPVRVIKKSGTRVVVRQA, encoded by the coding sequence ATGCGTGCATTTGGCAAGAGCGTATTGAGGACGGCTTGCGGGCTGGTCCTGTGGGGCTTGTTGCTGCAGTCGGGGCCGGTCGCCGGTCAGGAGGGGGCCGGTAATGCGGAAGCTGGCCAAGCGGGGGGCCGCAAGGCGCTGATCATCGACATCGAAGGGGTGATTACGCCGCTCAGTGGGGCGATCTGGAAACGCAAGTACGAAGAAGCGAAATCGCAGGATCCCGACATTATTATCCTCCGCATCGACAGCCCCGGCGGTTACCTGAGCACGACGATGGAGCTGGTCGATATGCTGCAGCGGTCCAGCGATGTCGAAACGGTGGCCTACATCGAGCACGAAGCCATCAGTGGGGCGGCGCTGACAGCCCTGGCCGCCGACAAGATCGTGCTGTCTCCAACTGCTCGCTTCGGCGATGCCGGGTTGATCGTCGAGGGAGACGATTCGGCGTTTCGGTATGCGGACGCCAAGGCTCGCAGCGCTTTGGTGGCCCAGGTTCGGACCATCGCTGAAACCGCCGGTCGCCCGCCGGCGCTGGCCGAAGCCATGGTCGACAAGGATTCGGTCGTGTTCGAAGCCACTCACCGGGAGGACGACCGGCGTGCCTATTTCACGGAGGATGAATGGAAGTCATTAAAAGACGTCGAGCAGTGGGAACGCGGCAAGCCGGTGTTCGAATCCAAGGAGAACCGCTTCCTAACGCTCAGCGGTCGCCGGGCCGTCGAGCTTGGGCTGGCTAATGGGAACGTCGACGACACCGAAGCGTTGGCACGCTTGCTGAACGCGGAGTATCCGATCACCGAGGTGCGGCCTGGCAAGTTGGATACGGCCGTGGTGATTTTGAACGATCCGATCGTTACCGGTTTGCTACTGATCGTGGGCCTGGGGGCGTTGGTGTTTGAGCTCAGCGCTCCGGGGTTGGGGATCGGTGGCATTCTGTCGACGCTGTGCTTTGGGACGTTTTTCTGGAGCCGCTTCCTGGGCGGGACGGCCGGTTGGCTGGAGGTGATGCTGTTCCTGTTGGGCTTGGTGTTTATTGCCATGGAGTTCTTTGTGATCCCGGGCTTTGGGATCGCCGGTGTCAGTGGGATCGGCATGCTGTTGGTCTCGTTGGTGATGGCGTCGCGGCACGTGGTGATGCCCGAAAGCGCCCGCGACTTGCAGCAGTTGGGCGTCAGTGTGGGCACCGTGCTGGTGTCACTGTTGGCGTGCGTGGTGATCATCATGCTGTTCTTTACATTTTCCAAAACGTTGCCGGGCCCCTTGGGCCGGATGGCGCTGCAGCCGCCCACGGCCGAAGAGTTGAGTCTTGCGCCGGCGGCCAGCGTGCCCGAGGAACCGGGTTGGGCCGTGGTGCAAGCCGGCGACCTGGGCAGGACGCTGTCCGCGCTGCGGCCGTCCGGTAAAGCGATGTTCGGGGACGAGGCGGTCGATGTGGTGACCGAGGGCGACTTCGTCGATCCGGACCAGCCCGTCCGTGTGATCAAGAAAAGCGGCACGCGAGTCGTCGTCCGGCAGGCATGA
- a CDS encoding outer membrane protein assembly factor BamB family protein → MHRFLLATYALFLPITAAADWPAFLGGVQRDNAAADVPLTWSAKENIVWEAALPGHGQSSPVVVGDLVYTTAIEGPNKEQNIVVCLDLKTGHENWRHAFDNSLQVKNDVYTSRAAPTPVADQDGVYAFFESGDLVALDTAGAVRWQRGLLKDYGKYEGRFGLGGSLAQTDDRIFVLADNDGPAYLLAIEKSSGKTLWKTDRTSRTSWSSPMILAVEGQPQVVVSSAGSVDGYDPSSGELLWSMDDVGGNTVASPVPFGDGRFLVGASPGRNGENAEGARRSNMAVKVEKAGDGFEPKVLWRNEKASSSFGSPIVYDGYAYFTNRAGVLFCLDAETGEQAYTTRLESNWATPIGIDGRVYVFGKSGETAVLASGAEEKRLATNKLWTPAGDGGPGGFAGEIQYGIAPTPAGVLVRTGSRMFLIGEK, encoded by the coding sequence ATGCACCGATTCCTACTTGCCACCTATGCCTTATTTTTGCCCATCACCGCCGCCGCGGATTGGCCGGCGTTTCTTGGCGGCGTCCAACGAGACAACGCCGCTGCCGACGTTCCTCTGACATGGTCTGCCAAAGAGAACATTGTGTGGGAAGCTGCCCTGCCTGGACACGGTCAGTCGAGCCCCGTCGTGGTCGGCGATTTGGTTTACACCACCGCCATCGAAGGCCCCAACAAAGAACAGAACATCGTGGTTTGTTTGGACCTAAAAACCGGCCACGAAAATTGGCGTCACGCGTTCGACAACAGCTTGCAGGTCAAGAACGATGTCTACACCAGTCGTGCGGCTCCGACTCCGGTTGCTGACCAAGACGGCGTGTACGCTTTTTTTGAAAGCGGTGATCTGGTGGCGCTCGATACCGCTGGGGCCGTTCGTTGGCAGCGCGGGCTGCTGAAGGACTACGGCAAGTACGAGGGGCGGTTTGGTCTGGGAGGTTCGCTCGCACAGACCGATGATCGCATCTTTGTGTTGGCCGACAACGACGGTCCGGCTTACTTGCTGGCGATTGAAAAGTCATCCGGTAAAACGCTTTGGAAGACCGATCGCACCAGTCGCACCTCGTGGTCCTCGCCGATGATTTTGGCCGTCGAAGGCCAGCCGCAGGTGGTGGTCAGTTCGGCCGGCAGCGTCGATGGTTACGATCCCAGCAGCGGCGAACTGTTGTGGAGCATGGACGACGTGGGCGGAAACACGGTGGCATCGCCGGTACCGTTTGGCGATGGTCGGTTTCTGGTTGGGGCGTCGCCGGGACGCAATGGTGAAAACGCCGAAGGTGCGCGACGATCGAACATGGCGGTCAAGGTGGAGAAGGCCGGCGATGGGTTTGAGCCCAAGGTGTTGTGGCGAAACGAGAAAGCGTCCAGCTCGTTTGGTTCGCCGATCGTTTACGACGGCTACGCGTATTTCACCAACCGCGCCGGCGTGCTGTTTTGCTTGGATGCCGAAACCGGCGAGCAGGCTTATACGACCAGGTTGGAAAGCAATTGGGCCACGCCGATTGGTATTGATGGACGTGTGTATGTGTTCGGCAAATCCGGGGAAACCGCCGTGTTGGCCAGCGGGGCTGAAGAGAAACGGTTGGCGACCAACAAGCTGTGGACACCCGCCGGGGATGGAGGGCCCGGCGGCTTTGCCGGCGAGATCCAATACGGCATCGCCCCAACGCCGGCTGGGGTGTTAGTGCGAACCGGATCGCGGATGTTTTTAATCGGCGAAAAGTAG
- a CDS encoding DEAD/DEAH box helicase, translating to MPNSASTAIESFFQFDLIDPIQRALHGEGYHRPTPIQAAAIGPLLEGRDLLGCAQTGTGKTAAFAIPILQRLDALQRRPRSKAPTVLVLSPTRELATQIADSFSTYGKHIKFRMTTVFGGVSQGRQVHALQRGVDICVATPGRLLDLFRQGCICFDDIDTFVLDEADRMLDMGFLPDLKRILHELPEQRHSLFFSATMPPPVKKLAAGLLTDHVEVIVTPPSSTVDRIDQCLMMVQHADKLKLLHHMLQTEATGQVLIFTKTKRGADRLVKQLVKSDLRCEAIHGGKTQSARNRVLQAFKQGKLDILVATDLAARGIDVEGLSHVINFDMPHDPESYVHRIGRTGPEPAPRAWPSRSALRKNTMR from the coding sequence TTGCCAAACTCCGCCTCGACCGCCATCGAATCGTTCTTCCAGTTCGACCTGATCGACCCCATCCAACGCGCCCTCCACGGCGAAGGCTACCACCGCCCCACGCCGATCCAAGCCGCCGCCATAGGCCCCCTGCTCGAAGGCCGCGACCTGCTGGGCTGCGCCCAAACCGGGACCGGCAAAACCGCCGCGTTTGCAATCCCCATCCTGCAGCGACTCGACGCCCTCCAGCGACGGCCCCGCAGCAAGGCGCCCACCGTGCTAGTGCTCAGCCCTACACGCGAACTGGCCACCCAAATCGCCGACAGCTTTTCCACCTACGGCAAGCACATCAAGTTCCGCATGACCACCGTGTTCGGCGGCGTCAGCCAAGGCCGGCAAGTGCACGCGCTGCAGCGAGGCGTCGATATCTGTGTCGCGACTCCTGGGCGACTGCTGGACCTGTTCCGTCAGGGCTGCATCTGCTTTGACGATATCGACACCTTCGTATTGGACGAAGCCGACCGCATGCTGGACATGGGTTTCCTGCCCGACCTGAAACGCATCCTGCACGAACTGCCCGAACAACGCCACTCGCTGTTCTTCTCTGCCACGATGCCACCGCCGGTCAAGAAACTGGCCGCCGGCCTGCTGACCGATCATGTGGAAGTGATCGTCACACCGCCATCTTCGACCGTCGACCGCATCGACCAATGCTTGATGATGGTCCAACACGCCGACAAGCTGAAACTGCTGCACCACATGCTGCAGACCGAAGCCACCGGGCAGGTGTTGATCTTCACCAAAACCAAACGCGGTGCCGACCGCTTGGTCAAGCAACTGGTCAAATCCGACCTCCGCTGCGAAGCCATCCACGGCGGCAAAACTCAGTCGGCAAGAAACCGCGTGCTGCAAGCCTTCAAACAAGGCAAGCTGGACATCCTGGTCGCCACCGACCTGGCCGCCCGCGGCATCGATGTCGAAGGACTCAGCCACGTGATCAACTTCGACATGCCACACGACCCGGAAAGCTACGTGCACCGCATCGGCCGCACCGGGCCCGAGCCGGCGCCGAGGGCATGGCCATCACGTTCTGCACTCCGGAAGAACACGATGCGTTGA
- a CDS encoding RNA recognition motif domain-containing protein translates to MSKRIYVGNLSFNTTADELRDVFGEHGEVVSASVVSDRETGRSRGFAFVEMKDGAEDAIEALNGQEIGGRTLTVNEARPREDRRSGGGGGGGRGGYGGGGGGGRGGYGGGGGGGGYGGGGGGGYRN, encoded by the coding sequence ATGAGTAAGCGAATTTATGTTGGAAACCTCTCCTTCAACACCACCGCGGATGAACTTCGCGACGTTTTTGGAGAACACGGTGAAGTGGTAAGCGCATCGGTGGTTTCCGACCGCGAAACGGGTCGCAGCCGCGGCTTTGCTTTCGTTGAGATGAAAGACGGCGCGGAAGATGCCATCGAGGCATTGAACGGCCAAGAAATCGGCGGCCGTACCCTGACGGTCAACGAAGCACGGCCTCGCGAAGATCGTCGCAGCGGCGGCGGTGGCGGTGGCGGACGCGGCGGTTACGGTGGCGGTGGCGGCGGTGGCCGTGGCGGCTACGGTGGTGGCGGCGGCGGAGGCGGCTACGGCGGTGGCGGTGGCGGCGGCTACCGCAACTAA